Within Micromonospora parathelypteridis, the genomic segment GGTGCGCGCCGCGCTGATCACCGGTCGGAAGCGTCGGCCTCGGGCAGGTCCTCGGGCTCGGTGACCCAGGCGGAGAAGACCGGCACCCCGTGCCACGGCCCGGTGGTGCCCTCGGCCCGGGTGTCGGTGGCGACGGCCACCACGGCGTACGGGTGGCCGAAGCGCAGCTCGGCGGTGCGTGCCACGCCCTCGGGCGGCAGGCTGACCACCCCGAACATTCCGGTGACCGCCGCCGCCTCGAAGCCGTAGCGGCCGTAGCGGGCCATCGCCGTCTGTCGCGCCTCGAAGCCCCGCACCGGCTGGGCCAGCGCCTTCGCCAGCGCGGCCGTGGCCGCCGGGAAACCGAGCGCCGCAGCGGCAAGGTCGTGCTCGCTCTGGGCCGACCAGCAGGGGAGTGTCGCGTTGTGTCGCTCCTCGCGGCCGTCGCGGGCCCGGGTCCGGACCCGCTCCTCGCTCAGTGTCCAGAGCGGAGTTTCGCCGAGCGGCAGGTCGAACAGTGAGCGGCTGCCGGTCGGTTGCGCGCCGTCGGCCGCGCCGGCGCTGAGGTCGTACGCGACGGCCAGCACCTCGGCCGGCGGCACCTGCGGTGCGGCCGCCACCGAGAGCACCACCAGGCCCGCGCCGTTGTCGGCCTGGGCCGGCGCGGCGTGCATGATCACGTCACCGACCCGCGTGTCGGACACGATGGCGCACCGGTGGCCATGGCTCGGGGTGCGTAGCGCCCGGCGCAGACCGCGCGCCCAGCCGCTGCCGGCGCCGAGTGCGCGAGCGTCGGTGAGGTCGAACGGGGTCGCCCAGGAGATCTGAGTGGCTAGCGCGCTGGCCAGGGCGAAGACCACGTCCGGGCTGACCTTCAGGGGGAAGGTGTCGATCAGGCCGTGGGTGTGCTCGCGCGCCCACGCGTCCAACCCGGCCTGATCGGGGAGCACGCCGACGTCGGTCGTCGTGGGCAGCGTGGCTCGCCACTCGGGCGACCCGGCGCTGCCCTGGCCCGGCCGGTGCCAGAGCGCCGTGGCGGACGCGACCAGCGGATGCGGCGCGTCCAGTAGCGCGCGGGCGACTTCGGCCGCGCGGGTCAGGTCGGTGCCCAGAGCGCGAGCCAGATCCTCGGCGGTTGGGTCGGAGTCGGCCGCGGTGGCGCAGACGGCGAGCAGCAGCCAGGCGCCGAGCGGGGAAGCGACGTGGTGCCGGTCGCCGATCGTGGCGTGCAGCCGTGCGGCGTACGCGGAGAGCGGCCCGTGCAGATCGGTCGTCATGCCCCCACTCTGCCCGCCAGCCCGGCTCACGACCACAGCTCGAAGGGCTCGTCGATCTCCTCGCCGGCGAGGAAGGGGGTGATCAGCCGGGGGAGTGGCCCCGGGTAGAACCGGTCCCGGCTGGCCGCCACCTCCGGCAGCGGCCACCAGCGGAAGGCGAAGTAGTCCTCCCGCTCGTAGTCGAGCCGGTCCGTCTCGTCCACGTCGGGGCCGGGGCCCTCCAGCCGTACGGCGACAACCACCTCGTCCTGGACGTGCCGCAACTGGCGGTGCACGAAGCTCGCCCGCCGACGCCAGGTCGGCGCGCCCACCTGGTCCGCGGTGACCACGATGCCGGTCTCCTCGCGTAGCTCTCGCACCGCCGTGTCGAGGTAGGTCTCCCCGGGGTCCATGCCGCCGCCAGGCAGCTCCCACCAGGTGCCCAGCCGGGGATGGTCCGGGTCGCGGGTGTGGAACAGCAACACGCGGTCGGTGCCGTCGGTGACCACCACCCGCACCGCGCGCCGATTCACGACCGGCAGGTCGTTGGGTAGGTCAATCATGGGGTCAGTCTGCCGCAGCAACGCCCCCGCCGACGGCTCGCGCGGCGGCGGGTAGGCTGCCCGCCGTGGCTGGTCTGTTGAGGAATGTCGCGGCTCGCATCTCCCGGGTAGGCGCGGTGATCCCGTCACCCCGACGGACCGGGCCGGCTCCCGCTCAGGTGGCACGCCGTCGTCAGGTGAGCGCCTTGCAGCGTCGGGAGCTGACCTACGCACCGGAGCGCGACGGTCAGGCAGACCCCGGTGAGATCGTCTGGACGTGGGTGCCGTACGAGGACGACCCCCGGCAGGGCAAGGATCGGCCGGTCCTGGTCGTCGGGCGGCACAGCCGGACGCTGTTCGGGCTGATGCTGTCCAGTCAGAGCGAGCGGGACGGGCAGCGGCACTGGTTCGCGCTCGGGCCGGGTGAGTGGGACCGGGACAACCGGCCGAGCTGGGTCCGGCTGGACCGGGTGCTCACCATGCGCGAGGACAGCATCCGTCGTGAGGGCGCCGTGCTGGACCGGCCCCGGTTCGACCGGGTCGGGCAGGCGCTGCGCGCCGGCTACGGCTGGCGCTGACCGCGCGCCGCTGCGGCTGCCCCTGTTCGAGGTCTCTCAGGCCGCCCTGTCGAAGGGTTCGCGTGTTGCCCCATTGCTGGGGCAGCTCTACAGCAAGGCAGGCAGGCAGGCGTCCTGGGTCAGGAACCGGCGCGGGCCTGATCGACGTGGTCAGGCCGGCTCGTGGCTCGCGCCGACCGCGGCACCCTTCGCGTCCGGCGGCGGGTACGGCCGGTCGGCGAGCAGCCGGGCCAGGTGTGCGGTGTTGAGCGCCAGGGCCTTCGTGGTGCGGCCGGTCGTCTCGGGCTTGGGGCCGGCGTCGCGGTAGTCCACCTTGTGCAGTGCCTCGCCGACCCAGTAGGTCGCCGCGGCGGCGGCGAGGGTGAACCCGACCTCGTTGAGTGCCTGCTGCACCTCGCCGATGGTGTGGTGCGCGCCGTCCTCGTTGCCGACGACGGCGACGCCGGCCACCTTGCCGTAGGTGAGGAGCCGACCGTCGGTGTCGGTCTCGGAGAGTTCGGCGTCGAGGCGTTCGAGGACCATCTTGCAGACGCTGGCCGGTTGACCGAGCCAGATCGGCGTGGCGATGATGAGCACCTGGGCCGCCAGCAGCTTGGCGCGGATCGCCGGCCAGCCGTCACCGTGGCCCTCATCCGTGGACACCCCGAAGCGCACGTCGTGGTCGACCACCCGGACCAGATCGCCGTCCACGCCCTGTGCGGCCAACTCGGCGAGCACCTCCCGACCGAGCTGCTCGGAGCTCGATGGCGCCGGCGACGGCTTGAGGGTGCAGTTGAGCACGAGGGCACGAATGCTCGCCACGTCGGTTCCTTCCGGCCGTCGTACGGGTGACCCGCGTGGACTTACCCGGGCAGCGTCCCCGAACACCTCGGAAGCGGACCGGCCGATACGGCTCAAACCGTTGACGGGACCGCGTTGACCTGTATATTCAACTCACAGGTTGATAAACCGATTAGTTGAAAGCGACAGATGACGACAGACCCCGCCGACGCCGTGTTCGCCGCGCTCGCCGATCCGACCCGCCGGGCCATCCTGGCCCGGCTGGCGACCGGCGAGGCGACGGTCAGCGAACTGGCGGCACCGTTCCCGATAAGTGTCCAGGCGATCTCCAAGCACCTCGCCGTGTTGGAGCGTGCCGGGCTGATCGTGCGGACCCGCGAGGCGCAGTGGCGTCGCTGCCGGCTGGATTCGGCACCGCTGCGGACGCTCGCCGAGTGGGTCGACCAGTACCGCCGGCTCTGGGACGACCGTTACGACACCTTGGACGACTACCTACGCGACCTGAAGGAGACCCACCATGAGCAAGCTCCCTGACCTGACGATCGACCTGCCGACCGACCGGGAGATCACCCTCACCCGGTCCTTCGACGCCCCACGCGAGTTGGTCTACGCCGCACACACCCAGGCTGAGCACCTCAGGCACTGGTGGGGGCGGGGCAACCCGCTGGACGTCGAGATCGACTTCCGGGAGGGCGGCCACTACCGCTACGTCGAGCACGCCGACGACGGCAACGACTACGCCTTTCGCGGTGAGTTCCGGGAGATCGTCGTGCCGGAGCGGATCGTGCAGACCTTCGAGTTCGAGGGCATGCCCGGCCACGTGGCGGTGGAGACGCTGGTCTTCACCGAGCGGGACGGGCGCACCACCGTCACCGGCACCACCCGCTTCGACACCACCGAGGAACGCGACGGCCTGGTCGACTCCGGCATGGCACAGGGCGCCGCCGAGTCGTACGCCGCGCTGGACCGGCACCTGGCCACGCTGACCTGACCGGCGCCTCGCGGCGCTGCGCTGACCGGCGCGGCCGGTTTCTCGGGTGCGTCGGCAGCCCGGCCGGTGGCAAGGTGTCCGCATGATCGAGGACGTGTCGCGGCGGGTGGTCAACCGGGTCCGCGTCGAGTTCGGGCTGAACCTGTCCACGATGGACCGAGTGACCCACGGTGCGGACGAGCACGCACGACTGTGGCTGGCCCAGGACACCGACGGTGCCCGGTACGCGGTCAAGCTGAGCGGTGGCGGCACCGCGGCCGGCCTGGTCGTGACGGCGTACCTGGCCGGACAGCGAGTGCCCGGCATTGCCGCGCCGCTGCGGACCCACGACGGACGGCTCTGCGTCGACCACGACGGCCACCGCCTCTCGGTGGTGCCGTGGGTCTCCGACCAGCGGGCGCTCGACGGCCCGATGACCGACGCGCACTGGCGCGCGTACGGCGAAGTGCTGGCCGCCGTGCACGCGGTGCCGGTGGCCGAGGAGTTGAGGCGGATGCTGCCGACGGGCGGGGCGGCGTACCCCTCGATCGTGGCCACGACCCGCGCGATGGCCGAGCGGCTGCGCGACCCGGCCCTGGTCGACCCCACCGGTCCGCTGGTCGCGGAGCTTGCCGCGGTGTGGTCCGCGGAGGCCGGCCGGGTGAGCACGCTGATCCGTGAGGTGGAGCGTCTCGCCGTCGACCAGCGCGACCGAACCGGACCGGTCGTCGTCTGCCACGGCGATCCGCACCTGGGCAACCTGCTGCTCGGCGCCGACGGGCAGGTGTGGCTGATCGACTGGGACGACGCGGTGCTCGCCCCGCCCGAGTGCGACCTGATGTTCGTCGTCGGCGGAGTGCTGGCCTTCGCGCCGATCACCGCCGGTCAGCAGCGCGCTGCCCTCGCCGGCTACGGCCCGGCGGACCTCGACCCGGCACGCCTGGCCTGGTTCCTCGCGGTCCGCGCGCTCGACGACCTCAGCGACTGGACCCGCCAGGCGTTGGACCCCGACGCCGAACCGGCCGACCGGGGTCGCGCGGCACGGATCGTGCGGGGGCTGGTGTCACCGGTCGGACTGGTCACCCTCGCCGACGCGGCGCTGCGCGACCTCGACCGGCGGCACTGACCGGCGACCACGTCGTGGCAGGGGTCAGCGCTCCACCAGGCGGACGCTGTCGATCAGTTGCCGGGGCGATCGTGCGCCGCCGAGGCTCTTCGCCTGGTACATGGCGGCGTCGGCACGGCTGAGCGCGTCGGTGAGCTGGGCCGGGCCGGTCACCGGGGCGAGCCCGACGGAGGCGGTGACCCGGACGCTGCACCCGTTGAGCCGAATCGGGGCGGCAACGGTCTCACTGAGGCGGCGAGTGGCGTGCTCGATCCAGCGCCGGTCGACGGTGGGGGTGGAGAGCAGCCCGGCGAACTCGTCGCCGCCGAGTCGGGCGACGAGATTGTCCCCGGCGAAGCCGGCGAGGCGATCGGCCACGCTGATCAGCACCTGGTCGCCGGCGGCGTGCCCGTACCGGTCGTTGATCTGCTTGAAGTCGTCCAGGTCGAGCACGACGGCGATCAACGGCTCGCCGGCCGCGTCGGTGAGCAGGGTGGCCGCCAGGCGGTAGAAGGCGCGTCGGTTGGGCAGACCGGTGAGGGGGTCGTGACTCGCGGCGTGCCGCTCGGCGGCCAGTTCGGCTTGGAGGTGCCCGATCTCGGCCTCGGCGCGCACCGCGCGTCTGCGCAGTTGCCAGGAGGAGAGCAGTGCGCCGGCGGCACAGATGCCGGAGGCGACACTCATCGGATCCGGCACGAACCCTCCCATCGCCTCGACCGCCTCCAGCCTCCGGTCAACGCGGCGCGCCGCGTCGGGCCACGTTTTGCCTGATGGTTGCCCCTGTCGGGGTAACTCAACGTGAACGGATGGCCACCGATCATGTGCGTTATCATGCTCGCCGTCCGATGCAGATGCAATAGCAGATGCACGTGCAGGAAAGTCCAATGTCGATACCGCACCCCCTCGCCGTCACCGCTCCTCCCACGGCCACCGGCGGGCTCGTGAGCAGAAAGACGCCCTCATGCAACAGCCACCCAATGGCGTACCGATCCATCAGTTGCCTCCGCTGAGCTGGCAGAAGAGCCGCCGAAGCAACCCCAGCGGCAACTGCGTCGAACTCGCCGAACTGCCCGGGGGAGCGGGCATCGCGGTCCGCAACTCACGACATCCGGAGGGGCCGGCACTGATCTACACAGTGGACGAGATCGCGGCCTTCGTGCTCGGTGCCCGCGACGGCGACTTCGACCATCTGATCAACTAGGCGTTCGGCGGCGGGGATCGTCCCGCCGACGAGACCGAATCGCCGGTCCGGAGGAGTTCACCTCACTGTCGGTCCATGGCATGCTTACACGTCGGCCGGGCCGGGTGCCCGGGCACCGTGGGTCGGTATCCGGAGGTCCGCACGTGACGATGGTCCCCGCCGAGGGTGGCCCGACAACGGGGCCGACCGTGCTGCGCATACTGCTTGGCGCCCAGTTGCGCCGCCTGCGGGAGTCCAGCGGGGTGACCCGGGAGGGCGCCGGCTGGGAGATCCGCTCCTCCGAATCCAAGATCAGTCGGATGGAGTTGGGTCGGGTCGGCTTCAAGGAGCGCGATGTCTCCGACCTGTTGACCCTCTACGGCGTCACCGAGGACCACGAGCGCGAGGCGCTGCTCAAGCTCGCGCGCGACGCCAACAGTCCCGGCTGGTGGCACCGTTACGGCGACGTGTTGCCGACCTGGTTCCAGTCGTACCTGGGGCTGGAAGCCGCGGCCGCGCTGATCCGCAGCTACGAGGTGCAGTTCGTGCCGGGCCTGTTGCAGACCCGGGAGTACGCCCGGGCGGTCGTGCTGCTCGGGCACGGCGCGGCCGGTCCGGCCGAGATCGACCGACGCGTCGCCCTGCGGATGCAGCGTCAGCAGTTGCTCCGCCGGGAAAGCCCTCCGCAGCTCTGGGCCGTGGTGGACGAGGCGGCGTTGCGCCGCCCGATCGGCGGTCCCACGGTCATGCGCGGCCAGCTCACCGCACTCATCGAGGCGACCAAGTCGCCCAACATCCGGCTCCAGGTCATCCCGTTCGCCGCCGGTGGCCACGCCGCCGCCGGTGGCGCCTTCACCATCCTGCGCTTCGGTGACCAGGAGTTGCCCGACATCGTCTACATCGAACAGCTCACCAGCGCCATCTACCTCGACAAGCGCGACGACCTGGACTACTACGCGGTGGCCATGGAGCGGCTCTGTGTCGAGGCCGAGCCGCCGGAGCGTACGCCGGAGATTCTCGGCCGACTGCTGGACGACCTCTATCCGGCGTGACCTGCGCCCGAGGGCCACGGCCACGGTCGCGGTGCGATTAGCATGGCGGTCGACCGGCGACAGTGGACAGACGTCATCGCGGAGGCTGCCTTGACCACCGATGCTTCGGGCACGAGAGCCGGCTCGCCGAGCGACCGGATCGACACCTCGGTGGCGCACCCGGCGCGCCGCTACAACTACTGGCTGGGTGGTAAGGACAACTTCCAGGCCGATCGTGAGTCCGGCGACGTGATGGCGGCGGCCTTCCCGACCATCCGCACGTCCGCTCTGGAGAACCGCCGCTTCCTGCAGCGGGCGGTGGGGTATCTGGCCGGCGAGGCGGGCATCCGGCAGTTCCTCGACATCGGCACCGGCATCCCGACCGCCAACAACACCCACGAGGTCGCCCAGGCCGTCGCGCCGGAGACCCGGGTGGTCTACGTGGACAACGACCCGATCGTGCTGGCCCACGCCCGCGCGTTGCTGACCAGTTCGTCGGCGGGCGCCACCGCCTACATCGACGCCGATCTGCGTGACCCGGAGCGGATCCTCGCGCACCCGGAGCTGAGACGCACCATCGACCTGTCGCAGCCGGTCGCCCTCATGCTGGTGGCGGTCCTGCATTTCGTGCCCGACGGCGACGATCCGTACGCGCTGGTACGCCAGTTGCTCGACGCGCTGCCGGCGGGCAGCTATCTGGCCGCGTCGCACGCCACCCACGAATACCTTCCGCCGGAGGTGGCCGCGGAGGCCAAGGCGGCGGCCAAGGGCGGCGGCCCGCACGGTCTGATCAACCTGCGTACCCGGGACGAGTTCACACGCTTCTTCACCGACCTCGACGTGGTCGAGCCGGGCATCACCTCGGTCGCCGAGTGGCGGGCCGAGAGCGAGCCGCAGCCGCGTCCCTCGGTGGTCGAGGTGAGCATGTACGGCGGGGTCGCCCGCCTGCCCTGATCGGGCCGATCAACTCTGTGCGAGTCGAGCCACCGTATTGACCAACGCCGACTGGTCGAGCTAGTCTCTGTATCGATACAGACTGGATCGATACAGAGAGGCGCCGGTGAAACCAACACTGCAAGCCGTAGCTGACGCCGTCGGCGTCTCCCGCAGCACCGTGTCCAACGCCTACAGCCGCCCCGACCAGCTCTCCGCCACCCTGCGCGAGCGAATCCTGGACGCCGCCCGGCAACTCGGGTACCCCGGCCCCAACCCCACCGCCCGCTCCCTGCGCCGCGGCTACGTCGGTTCGATCGGGGTGCTGTTCACCTCGCAACTCTCGTACGCCTTCACCGACCCGTTCGCGGTCCGGTTCCTCGCCGGGGTCGGCGCGGCCGCCGAGCGGCACGGCACGAGCATGTTGCTGGTGCCGCTGCCACCGGCGCAGACCGACGCCCGCAGGGCGGTGGAGAACGCCGCGGTCGACGGCTTCTGCGTCTACTGCGTCGCCGACGAGGAGTGGGCGTTGGACGTTATCCGGGACCGCGGGCTGCCGTACGTCAGCACGGCCTCCCGCGACGACGCCGGCCCCGACGAGCGGTTCGTCGGCATCGACGAGCGGGCCGCCGCCCACAGCGCCGCGGCGCACGTCGCCGGGCTCGGACACCGCCGGGTGGCGCTGCTCGCCGACTCCGTGCTGCCGGACGCGCCGGCCGGCCGCCTCACTCTGGCCGGGGTCGACCAGGCGGTGCATCCCACCACCCGAGGCAGGCTCACCGGCTTCGCCGACGCCTTCGCCGAAGTCGGTGTCGACTGGTCCGAGCTGACCCTGGTCAACGCCACCGGAAACAGTCGGCAGGCAGCCATCGCCGCCGTCGCCGGGCTGTTCGATCAGCCCGCACCGCCGACCGCCGTGCTGGCCGGCTCCGACGTGCTCGCGCTCGGCGTACTGGACGCCCTGGCCGCGCGGCCGGCCGGTGATCGTCCACCGGTCTCGGTGACCGGTTTCGACGACGTCCCCGAGGCCGCTGCGGCCGGCCTCACCACCGTCCGGCAGCCGGCCGAAGAGAAGGGCCGGATCGCCGCCGAACTCCTGCTCGACCCGCCCGCGGACGCCGCGGCCGGTCATGTGTTGCTACCCACCGCACTCGTCGTCCGGGACTCCACCGGACCTGTCCCGAGGAGTTGACCATGGAACTTCCCACCGGCTACGTCACCGCGCTCGACGCGATGAACCGGCACATCAACTCGGCCCGACCGGACGCCCCGGTCCAGGCCGAACGCGACCGCCGTGCCCTGCTCACCCCGACCCGGCAGGCCGCCGCCGTCGCCCTGCGCCGGCTCGCCGACCGCATCCAGCCGCGACCGCTGCCCGTCGCCCCCCGCTGCTCCTGACCCGCTCGAAACCCATTTTGGTACGTGCGGGACAAACAGTGTGGCTCCGGACACGGAGGGTGGTCGAGTAGGGCGCGGCCAGGCAGACTGGTGAAGCCATGTCGCCCTTCATGCCTACCCTCCGTCTCCACGACCGCTACGTGCTGCACGAGCGGATCGGGCTCGGTGGCATGTCCGAGGTGTGGCGGGCCGACGACGACGTGCTCGGCCGGCCGGTCGCGATCAAGGTGCTCGCCGGGCAGCTCGCCGCCGACCCGCAACTGCGGGCCACCATCCAACGCGAGGCCCGCGCAGCCGCCCGGCTGACCCACCCCCACGTGACCCAGGTGTACGACTACGCCGAGGCGACCCTGGCCAGCGGTGTAGTCGTCCCCTACCTGGTGATGGAGCTCGTCGAGGGCCACAACCTGGCCGACCGGCTGCGGTCCGGGCCGCTGCCCTGGCCGGAGGCGGTCCGAGTGGCCGGACAGATCGCCGCCGCGCTCGCCGCCGCGCACCGCATCGGCGTCGTGCACCGCGACGTCAAGCCGGGCAACGTCATGCTCACCGACACCGGTGCCAAAGTGCTCGACTTCGGCATCGCCGCGCTTGGCGGGCTCGATGGTCAGTCCGGCGAGCCGCTGATGGGCACACCCGCCTACTTCGCCCCGGAGCGGCTCACCGCCGGCCCACCCGACCCGGCCAGCGACGTGTACGCCCTCGGCGTGCTGCTCTACCGCACCCTCACCGGGCAGGCACCCCTGCCCGTGCAGAGCTGGGAGGACGCGCTGGAGGTGCACCGGCGCGGCACTCCGGTGTCGCCGCTGCGGGTGCCCGGCCTGCCCTCCGACATCGCCGAGCTGACCGTCGCCTGCCTGGCCGCCGACCCGGCCCACCGGCCGAGCGCCGCGCAGTTGGCTCGCCGCTTCGGCGCCGGACAACCGGTCGAGCCGCCCACCGAGCTGTTGCGCATCCTGCCGGCGGCGCACCCTCCCACCTTGATCGACCGCTCGGCGGCGCGCCCCGTCCCGGTTGCCGCTGTGCCGGCCCGCCGCCGATCGCGCCGAACCCTCGCCGTGCTGGTCGCGGCCGGTCTCGCCGTGCTGGTCGGCCTGGGCGCACTGCTGGCCGAGGGTCCGTTCAACGACCCCGCCGCACCCAACCGGGCCGAGGTCGCCGGTCCGCCGTCGACCACCACCCCGGCGCCCGCGCCCACGACACAATCGCCGACGCCGGCGGCACCGTCGTCGCCGCCACCCGCAAGCAGCACCGCGCCTCCGACCGTCGGGCAGCAGATTCCCGTCAGCCTCCGGGAGGTGACCAGCGAGTTCGGCGCCGTCCTCGCCGCGGCGGTCGCCCGCGGGGACGTCGAGCGCAAGACCGCCGAAGATCTGCGCGATGACCTCGCTGACCTGAGCCGCCGCACCAGAGACCGGGCCAAGCGCGTCGCCGACCTGCGCGAACACATCGCCGAACTGGTGGAACGCGACCGGCTACCAGCACAGACGGGCGCTCAGCTCGACGCGTTGCTGACACAGGCCAGCAGCTTTTCCACCGCCCGTACGGACGACTGATACCTCTGTCTATGCCGCTGGCATGATGTGCCGATGCGGACACGTCTGATCTTCGTGCGACATGGCGAGTCACTCCACCAGCTCGAAGGAATAGTGGGCGGGCCACGTGGTTGTCGAGGCCTCACCGCCCTCGGCCACGAGCAGGCACACGACCTGGCCACCCGGCTCACCGGTGACGTCGCTGCCGACGGACCAGTAGCGGTCTACTCGTCCGTGCTGCGCAGGGCTGTCGAGACAGCGGAACCGATCGGCGCGGCGTTCGGCGTCCGACCGGTGGCCGACTGTGGCCTGTGCACCTGGCACACACCCCCGTACGCCGACGGCCTGCCGACAGCTCGCTTCCGCACCGAACACGCGGTTGCTGGTGGGGGTGTCTTCCGGCCGTTCGAGGAGGGCAACGAGAGCTGGGCCGAACTCGTGGTCCGCGTCAGCCGCGCGATCATGGAAATCGCCCACCGGCACCGAGGCGCCACCGTCGTCCTGGTCGGCCACAGCGAGACCGTCGAGGGAGCGTTCCACGCGCTCGCCGCCCAGCCGATCTTCCGGGCGTTCGACCTGGACGTGCCCCCGGCCTCGATCACCGAATGGACCACCGATCACGACCCCGGCGGTTGGCCGCCGGCCCGTTGGACGCTACGTCGCTTCGGCGACATCGGCGGGTGGCCCAGAGCCTGATCCGGCACGGCGTGGTCGTCCACCGGCGTCCACCGGCCGTAGTCTCACCGAATGACGACAACGCAGACGCACACCCTCGCCGTACCCGGCGTCGACCTGGTCTACGACGTCCGCGGCCCGCTGCCCCCGTCCAGCGGGCGCCCCGCGCTGCTCATGATCGGCCAGCCGATGACGGCAGAGGGCTTCACCGCCCTCGCACCGCACTTCACCGACCGCACAGTCGTCACCTACGACCCGCGTGGCCTGGGCCGTAGCACCCGCAAGGACGGCCGCACCGACCACACGCCGCAGCAGCAGGCAGCCGACCTGCACCTGCTGGTCGAGGCGCTCGGCGCCGGCCCGGTCGAGGTGTTCGCCAGCAGCGGCGGGGCGGTGACGGCACTCGAACTCGTCGCGACCTACCCGGGCGACGTCGTCACGCTGGTAGCGCACGAGCCACCGATCAACGCGGTGCTCCCCGACGCCGGGGCCGCCGAACGCGCACGGGCCGACTTCTACGAGGCGTACCAGGCGAAGGGCACGGGGGCCGGCATGGCCGCGTTCATCGCGATGACGTCGTGGCAGGGCGAATTCACCGATGCCTACTTCGGTCAGCCCGCCCCCGACCCGGCGGCGTTCGGCATGTCTACCGACGACGACGGCAGGCGCGACGACCCGCTGCTGTCGAAGAGTTCGTGGGCGATCACCGACTACCGCCCCGACGCGAGCCTGCTCACCACGGCGCCGACTCGGATCGTGATCGCAGTGGGCGAGGAGTCGGCGGGGACGTACACCGCGCGTACCGCCCACGGCATGGCGGCCCTGCTCGGCCAGCAGGCCGTGGTGTTTCCGAGTCACCACGGCGGCTTCCTCGGTGGTGAGTTCGGTTACGCGGGCAAGCCCGAGGAGTTCGCGGCACGGCTGCGGGAGGTGCTGGACGCCGGGTGACCGCGCGCGCTACTCGTTCAAGAGTTGCTCACGCAGGATCTCGGCGTGCCCGCAGTGCTGGGCGAGCTCGCGCAGCACGTG encodes:
- a CDS encoding NUDIX hydrolase — protein: MIDLPNDLPVVNRRAVRVVVTDGTDRVLLFHTRDPDHPRLGTWWELPGGGMDPGETYLDTAVRELREETGIVVTADQVGAPTWRRRASFVHRQLRHVQDEVVVAVRLEGPGPDVDETDRLDYEREDYFAFRWWPLPEVAASRDRFYPGPLPRLITPFLAGEEIDEPFELWS
- a CDS encoding type II toxin-antitoxin system PemK/MazF family toxin, whose amino-acid sequence is MAGLLRNVAARISRVGAVIPSPRRTGPAPAQVARRRQVSALQRRELTYAPERDGQADPGEIVWTWVPYEDDPRQGKDRPVLVVGRHSRTLFGLMLSSQSERDGQRHWFALGPGEWDRDNRPSWVRLDRVLTMREDSIRREGAVLDRPRFDRVGQALRAGYGWR
- a CDS encoding flavodoxin family protein, producing MASIRALVLNCTLKPSPAPSSSEQLGREVLAELAAQGVDGDLVRVVDHDVRFGVSTDEGHGDGWPAIRAKLLAAQVLIIATPIWLGQPASVCKMVLERLDAELSETDTDGRLLTYGKVAGVAVVGNEDGAHHTIGEVQQALNEVGFTLAAAAATYWVGEALHKVDYRDAGPKPETTGRTTKALALNTAHLARLLADRPYPPPDAKGAAVGASHEPA
- a CDS encoding ArsR/SmtB family transcription factor, whose amino-acid sequence is MTTDPADAVFAALADPTRRAILARLATGEATVSELAAPFPISVQAISKHLAVLERAGLIVRTREAQWRRCRLDSAPLRTLAEWVDQYRRLWDDRYDTLDDYLRDLKETHHEQAP
- a CDS encoding SRPBCC family protein, translated to MSKLPDLTIDLPTDREITLTRSFDAPRELVYAAHTQAEHLRHWWGRGNPLDVEIDFREGGHYRYVEHADDGNDYAFRGEFREIVVPERIVQTFEFEGMPGHVAVETLVFTERDGRTTVTGTTRFDTTEERDGLVDSGMAQGAAESYAALDRHLATLT
- a CDS encoding phosphotransferase enzyme family protein, whose amino-acid sequence is MIEDVSRRVVNRVRVEFGLNLSTMDRVTHGADEHARLWLAQDTDGARYAVKLSGGGTAAGLVVTAYLAGQRVPGIAAPLRTHDGRLCVDHDGHRLSVVPWVSDQRALDGPMTDAHWRAYGEVLAAVHAVPVAEELRRMLPTGGAAYPSIVATTRAMAERLRDPALVDPTGPLVAELAAVWSAEAGRVSTLIREVERLAVDQRDRTGPVVVCHGDPHLGNLLLGADGQVWLIDWDDAVLAPPECDLMFVVGGVLAFAPITAGQQRAALAGYGPADLDPARLAWFLAVRALDDLSDWTRQALDPDAEPADRGRAARIVRGLVSPVGLVTLADAALRDLDRRH
- a CDS encoding GGDEF domain-containing protein: MPDPMSVASGICAAGALLSSWQLRRRAVRAEAEIGHLQAELAAERHAASHDPLTGLPNRRAFYRLAATLLTDAAGEPLIAVVLDLDDFKQINDRYGHAAGDQVLISVADRLAGFAGDNLVARLGGDEFAGLLSTPTVDRRWIEHATRRLSETVAAPIRLNGCSVRVTASVGLAPVTGPAQLTDALSRADAAMYQAKSLGGARSPRQLIDSVRLVER
- a CDS encoding DUF397 domain-containing protein — encoded protein: MQQPPNGVPIHQLPPLSWQKSRRSNPSGNCVELAELPGGAGIAVRNSRHPEGPALIYTVDEIAAFVLGARDGDFDHLIN
- a CDS encoding helix-turn-helix domain-containing protein, which codes for MVPAEGGPTTGPTVLRILLGAQLRRLRESSGVTREGAGWEIRSSESKISRMELGRVGFKERDVSDLLTLYGVTEDHEREALLKLARDANSPGWWHRYGDVLPTWFQSYLGLEAAAALIRSYEVQFVPGLLQTREYARAVVLLGHGAAGPAEIDRRVALRMQRQQLLRRESPPQLWAVVDEAALRRPIGGPTVMRGQLTALIEATKSPNIRLQVIPFAAGGHAAAGGAFTILRFGDQELPDIVYIEQLTSAIYLDKRDDLDYYAVAMERLCVEAEPPERTPEILGRLLDDLYPA
- a CDS encoding SAM-dependent methyltransferase, whose protein sequence is MTTDASGTRAGSPSDRIDTSVAHPARRYNYWLGGKDNFQADRESGDVMAAAFPTIRTSALENRRFLQRAVGYLAGEAGIRQFLDIGTGIPTANNTHEVAQAVAPETRVVYVDNDPIVLAHARALLTSSSAGATAYIDADLRDPERILAHPELRRTIDLSQPVALMLVAVLHFVPDGDDPYALVRQLLDALPAGSYLAASHATHEYLPPEVAAEAKAAAKGGGPHGLINLRTRDEFTRFFTDLDVVEPGITSVAEWRAESEPQPRPSVVEVSMYGGVARLP
- a CDS encoding LacI family DNA-binding transcriptional regulator, with product MKPTLQAVADAVGVSRSTVSNAYSRPDQLSATLRERILDAARQLGYPGPNPTARSLRRGYVGSIGVLFTSQLSYAFTDPFAVRFLAGVGAAAERHGTSMLLVPLPPAQTDARRAVENAAVDGFCVYCVADEEWALDVIRDRGLPYVSTASRDDAGPDERFVGIDERAAAHSAAAHVAGLGHRRVALLADSVLPDAPAGRLTLAGVDQAVHPTTRGRLTGFADAFAEVGVDWSELTLVNATGNSRQAAIAAVAGLFDQPAPPTAVLAGSDVLALGVLDALAARPAGDRPPVSVTGFDDVPEAAAAGLTTVRQPAEEKGRIAAELLLDPPADAAAGHVLLPTALVVRDSTGPVPRS